In Priestia megaterium NBRC 15308 = ATCC 14581, the following proteins share a genomic window:
- a CDS encoding glycosyltransferase family 2 protein, protein MLYERTLGLISVVITCHNISSFVKECLDGLLKQTYRNIEVILVNDASSDDTSSVIKEWIAENDPSFHVEVIELPRNVGFAGASTIGYFLSKGEYIAVHDGDDISHPERLEKQVSYLQNHPEIDVLGSSYAYFHDGNFQEFKKENWLRYGKNIRELYAKGGHCVCHGTLLFRGEVFDKIGGPTRRIKGAEDYEFIAKCLNAKFNVENLPDVLYYYRFHSKQRSQQFYRKEAVKDE, encoded by the coding sequence ATGTTATATGAACGGACTTTAGGACTAATTAGCGTAGTAATAACCTGTCATAATATCTCATCTTTTGTTAAAGAGTGTTTAGATGGTTTATTAAAACAAACGTATCGTAATATAGAAGTTATTTTAGTGAATGATGCATCTTCAGATGACACAAGTAGTGTAATAAAAGAGTGGATAGCGGAAAACGACCCTTCTTTTCATGTTGAAGTAATAGAGTTGCCCCGTAACGTCGGGTTTGCAGGTGCATCAACAATTGGCTATTTTTTAAGCAAAGGAGAATATATTGCGGTTCATGACGGTGATGATATATCTCATCCGGAACGGTTAGAAAAACAAGTATCTTATTTACAAAATCACCCCGAAATTGATGTGCTAGGGTCAAGCTATGCTTATTTTCATGATGGTAATTTTCAAGAATTCAAAAAAGAAAATTGGCTTCGATATGGAAAAAATATTCGCGAATTATATGCAAAAGGCGGACACTGCGTATGTCATGGAACGCTTCTGTTCCGAGGTGAAGTTTTTGACAAAATAGGAGGGCCAACGCGCAGAATCAAAGGCGCTGAAGACTATGAGTTTATTGCAAAGTGCTTAAATGCAAAGTTTAATGTAGAGAACTTACCTGACGTTTTATACTATTATCGTTTTCATTCAAAACAGCGTTCTCAACAATTTTATAGAAAGGAAGCCGTAAAAGATGAGTAA
- a CDS encoding glycosyltransferase — protein sequence MSNESLRILMVLDSIEVGGTETHVFSLAKEMLRKGIHIVIAGNKGRMIDKFHELGCPIYEVDFPYTLNVEEEKRNELISQVEQIIEKETISLVHAHQTPSAYLTFSVAKQRKIPTVFTVHGTYYPKSELLKVVELASATICVSPPVYEYVQEETSAQPILIANGIDTEEYSNRDVTELKAQLNIPKEAFVLLYSSRINWTKANICMMLLRACKDVKLSKAPHLHVVVVGDGPRFKDLQNLTDLIHRTCKDSFIHLVGEKQDMQRYYPIADCVVGTGRVALEAMACTKPVLAVGNHGYFGLIDKNEYDDAWNYYFGDHNSRQACSRFTLARDLGTIIASSEQLKNIGVQSREWILNKFDVTKVTEELIELYLDKLKDETT from the coding sequence ATGAGTAATGAGTCTCTGCGTATACTAATGGTTTTAGACAGCATCGAAGTAGGCGGCACGGAAACGCACGTATTTAGTTTAGCTAAAGAAATGCTTAGAAAAGGCATTCACATAGTCATTGCTGGAAATAAAGGAAGAATGATCGATAAATTTCATGAATTAGGCTGTCCCATCTATGAAGTTGATTTTCCCTATACATTAAATGTAGAAGAAGAAAAAAGAAATGAGTTAATCAGCCAAGTTGAGCAAATTATTGAAAAAGAAACTATTTCTCTTGTTCATGCTCACCAAACTCCTTCAGCATACCTTACCTTTTCAGTTGCAAAACAAAGAAAAATTCCCACTGTCTTCACAGTCCACGGCACGTACTACCCTAAAAGTGAATTACTCAAAGTAGTAGAATTAGCTTCAGCCACCATATGCGTTAGTCCTCCAGTCTACGAATATGTTCAAGAAGAAACATCTGCCCAGCCAATTTTAATTGCGAATGGAATTGACACGGAAGAATACAGTAATAGGGATGTGACGGAGTTAAAAGCTCAATTGAACATTCCTAAAGAAGCATTTGTTTTATTATACAGCAGTCGCATTAATTGGACGAAGGCTAATATTTGTATGATGCTGCTTCGGGCATGTAAAGATGTGAAGCTGTCAAAAGCTCCTCACCTTCACGTTGTGGTAGTAGGAGACGGTCCTCGCTTTAAAGATCTTCAAAATTTAACCGATTTAATTCATCGAACGTGTAAAGATTCGTTTATTCACCTTGTAGGTGAAAAACAAGATATGCAGCGCTATTATCCGATAGCGGACTGTGTGGTAGGAACAGGGCGAGTAGCGCTTGAAGCAATGGCTTGTACAAAGCCTGTGCTAGCCGTTGGCAATCACGGGTATTTTGGGTTGATAGATAAAAATGAGTACGACGATGCGTGGAATTACTATTTCGGAGATCATAATTCTCGCCAGGCGTGCAGTCGGTTTACGTTGGCTCGTGATTTGGGTACGATTATTGCTTCTTCTGAACAGCTTAAAAACATTGGAGTTCAGTCAAGAGAATGGATTTTAAATAAATTTGACGTAACAAAAGTAACGGAAGAATTGATAGAGTTATATCTTGATAAACTAAAGGATGAGACAACATGA
- a CDS encoding polysaccharide pyruvyl transferase family protein, translating to MKKVLYIGWIGFGNLGDELLWHVFKELSEQYYSEDEIEVTPSFPGVDFKNVEPYDTVVLGGGSLLLPGYLQVLQKAADLGKDILIWGSGMDWVEKEQLDKMLAGENISLGKLFTEKDGELMKDVFNRVSFAGIRGPLAKKALEAIGVDSEKIRIIGDPGLLLNSNSMVDKKEKIIGVNWGTTYNRLYGGNELAVEDALASACKKLIQQGYKIAIYLVWGSDKASCQRLFDKINDPEHVVFDEKLYKEQELMTILSRYTMTINFKLHANILSLAAGVPCVALGYRFKVFDLAYSLGLEECVVSPDSLTLEKDVLSRIAYIETNYDDILSQYKENENLYKPYLIEPFQKKIF from the coding sequence ATGAAAAAAGTGCTGTATATAGGCTGGATTGGCTTTGGGAATTTAGGAGACGAACTGCTTTGGCATGTATTTAAAGAGCTGAGCGAACAGTATTACAGTGAAGATGAAATTGAAGTCACTCCGTCTTTTCCAGGAGTTGATTTTAAAAACGTAGAGCCTTACGATACGGTAGTTTTAGGAGGAGGGTCGCTATTACTACCTGGTTATCTTCAAGTCTTGCAAAAAGCAGCTGATTTAGGAAAAGATATTTTAATTTGGGGAAGCGGAATGGACTGGGTTGAAAAAGAACAGCTGGATAAAATGCTGGCTGGAGAAAACATTTCTTTAGGTAAGCTTTTTACTGAAAAAGATGGAGAACTAATGAAAGATGTTTTTAATCGCGTATCTTTTGCAGGAATAAGAGGGCCACTCGCTAAAAAAGCATTAGAAGCAATAGGAGTCGATTCTGAAAAAATACGTATTATTGGAGATCCTGGCTTGTTGTTAAATTCTAATAGTATGGTCGATAAAAAAGAAAAAATCATTGGCGTGAACTGGGGAACTACGTATAACCGTTTATATGGAGGCAATGAGCTAGCAGTTGAAGACGCTCTAGCAAGCGCGTGTAAAAAACTGATTCAACAAGGGTACAAAATAGCTATCTACCTTGTATGGGGAAGTGATAAAGCTTCGTGTCAAAGACTATTTGATAAAATTAACGATCCAGAACATGTGGTGTTTGACGAAAAATTGTATAAAGAACAAGAGCTAATGACTATTTTATCTCGTTACACTATGACCATTAATTTTAAGCTTCATGCGAATATTTTATCTTTAGCAGCAGGCGTTCCATGCGTGGCACTTGGATATCGTTTTAAAGTATTTGACTTAGCCTATTCTCTTGGTTTAGAAGAATGTGTGGTTTCCCCCGATTCTCTAACCTTAGAAAAAGATGTTCTGAGTCGAATAGCATATATTGAAACTAATTATGATGATATCTTGAGTCAGTATAAAGAAAATGAGAATTTATATAAGCCTTATTTAATAGAACCTTTTCAAAAGAAAATATTCTAA
- the recQ gene encoding DNA helicase RecQ, with the protein MQFEQALTHLQSYFGYDSFRKGQEESIRYVLEGHNTACIMPTGGGKSLCYQIPSLLLEGTTLVISPLISLMKDQVDTLNAAGIPATYINSSLTHTEVQQRLEEVALGEYKLLYVAPERLESPQFLEQLQMLPIPLVAVDEAHCISQWGHDFRPSYLRINELISKLSNAPIVMGLTATATPQVREDICRALHINEEYTVMTGFERENLSFAVVKGQDRISYIEQYIRKNNQEAGIIYAATRKDVEELHARLQKSGVNVSKYHAGMNGNSRDEEQNRFLQDDVQVMVATSAFGMGIDKSNIRFVLHYQLPKNMESYYQEAGRAGRDGLPSECIVLYSPQDIRVQRFLIEQSTSNPKKQIQDLEKLQSMVNYCHTEGCLQAYILHYFGESEAHECGRCSNCTDDRVEIDVTVDTQKVLSCMIRMGERFGKMMIAQVLTGSRNKKVVDFGFDKLKTYGVMSDRSAKEVSDFIEYLISEQFILVGQGSFPTLSVAAKGKGVLLGTEKVMRKEQMEVKQIVQDDELFAHLRSVRKQLADEAGVPPFVIFSDDTLHDMCAKLPVTFEQFATVKGVGEQKQERYGERFTTEIKQFCEEHPDRKREVSAPAPKKARASSKEGSHLMTYELFQQGKSLDEIAAERELSRITIENHLFKCAEEEKEIDWSPFLSDEDEQLILEVASSVGDEKLKPIKEKLPENITYFMIKVALFKQKMKQLS; encoded by the coding sequence TTGCAATTTGAACAAGCTTTAACACATTTACAGTCCTATTTTGGCTATGATTCGTTTCGAAAAGGACAGGAAGAGTCGATTCGTTATGTTTTAGAAGGGCACAATACCGCTTGTATTATGCCAACAGGAGGAGGGAAATCACTTTGTTATCAGATTCCTTCATTGCTTTTAGAAGGTACAACATTAGTGATTTCTCCGTTGATTTCCTTGATGAAAGATCAAGTGGACACGCTGAACGCAGCTGGTATTCCCGCTACGTATATTAACAGCTCGCTGACGCACACGGAGGTGCAGCAGCGCTTAGAAGAAGTAGCGCTCGGCGAATATAAGCTGCTTTATGTAGCGCCGGAACGACTGGAGTCTCCACAATTTTTAGAACAGCTTCAAATGCTTCCTATCCCGCTTGTAGCGGTAGATGAAGCGCACTGTATTTCACAGTGGGGTCATGATTTTAGACCGAGTTATTTGCGCATCAATGAACTGATCAGCAAGCTGTCTAACGCTCCGATTGTGATGGGGCTGACGGCTACGGCTACGCCTCAAGTGCGTGAAGATATTTGTCGAGCTCTTCATATTAACGAAGAGTACACGGTGATGACGGGGTTTGAACGTGAAAATTTATCGTTCGCTGTGGTAAAAGGCCAGGATCGAATCAGCTATATCGAGCAGTATATCCGTAAAAATAACCAAGAAGCAGGAATCATCTATGCCGCTACGCGTAAAGATGTTGAAGAGCTTCATGCTAGATTGCAAAAGTCAGGAGTTAACGTATCAAAATACCATGCTGGTATGAATGGGAACAGCCGTGATGAAGAGCAAAACCGCTTTCTGCAAGATGATGTGCAGGTAATGGTAGCCACGTCTGCCTTCGGAATGGGGATTGATAAATCGAATATTCGCTTTGTTCTGCACTATCAGCTTCCGAAAAATATGGAAAGTTATTATCAAGAAGCAGGCCGTGCTGGTCGTGACGGACTTCCAAGTGAGTGTATCGTGCTTTATTCACCTCAAGATATTCGCGTGCAGCGCTTTTTGATTGAACAGTCAACGTCGAATCCTAAAAAGCAAATTCAAGATCTTGAAAAGTTGCAAAGTATGGTGAACTACTGTCATACAGAAGGCTGCTTGCAGGCGTATATTCTTCATTATTTTGGAGAAAGTGAAGCGCATGAGTGCGGCCGCTGCAGCAACTGTACGGATGATCGTGTGGAAATAGATGTAACGGTCGATACGCAAAAAGTATTATCTTGTATGATTCGTATGGGCGAACGTTTCGGTAAAATGATGATTGCTCAAGTATTAACGGGTTCTCGAAATAAAAAAGTAGTTGATTTTGGTTTTGATAAACTGAAAACGTACGGCGTCATGAGCGACCGGTCGGCTAAAGAAGTGAGCGATTTTATTGAGTATTTGATTTCAGAGCAGTTTATTTTAGTAGGACAAGGGTCATTTCCTACTTTATCTGTAGCGGCCAAAGGAAAAGGCGTGCTTCTTGGGACGGAAAAAGTAATGAGAAAAGAACAAATGGAAGTGAAGCAAATTGTCCAAGATGACGAGCTGTTTGCTCATTTGCGTTCCGTTCGAAAGCAGCTAGCAGACGAAGCCGGCGTGCCTCCTTTTGTTATTTTTTCAGACGATACTCTTCATGATATGTGTGCGAAACTTCCAGTAACTTTTGAACAGTTCGCCACTGTAAAAGGAGTCGGAGAACAAAAACAAGAGCGGTACGGAGAACGATTCACGACTGAAATCAAACAGTTTTGTGAAGAACATCCAGATCGAAAGCGAGAAGTTTCAGCGCCTGCTCCGAAAAAAGCAAGAGCGTCATCAAAAGAAGGTTCTCACTTAATGACGTATGAGCTATTTCAGCAAGGGAAATCGTTAGATGAAATTGCTGCTGAACGTGAATTGAGCCGCATTACCATTGAAAATCATTTGTTTAAATGCGCAGAAGAAGAAAAAGAAATTGACTGGTCACCTTTTCTTTCAGATGAAGACGAACAGCTTATTTTAGAAGTTGCTTCCTCAGTAGGCGATGAAAAGTTAAAACCAATCAAAGAAAAATTGCCTGAAAATATCACTTATTTTATGATAAAAGTAGCGTTATTCAAACAAAAAATGAAGCAGCTGTCTTAA
- a CDS encoding sigma-54 interaction domain-containing protein, giving the protein MGMIEREIEAILHASHDNIVITDEKGLVLRASQNCRDIYGHDVSELTGQTVYELQKRGIFSPSVTIEVLKKKKEVQLMQKTETGKVVMATGIPVYDEHQCMKRVISFSHDLTELQRLKEDYQQLEVKMKTYQLEVEELREQQSNEMVIRSESMKKVWSIINRVADSDATVVLLGESGVGKTAFAHALHYGSERKEEPFIEINCGAIPASLFESEMFGYEAGSFTGASTKGKIGKFELAHNGTLFLDEIGELPLDMQVKLLKVLQEKTVTKIGGERAKHVNFRLIVATNQPLEEMIKKGTFREDLFYRLHVIPITIPPLRERKEDIAALLYHVLHKQNEKYNMKKFFHAEALNLLLEHPWPGNVRELQNTIERLVLITDENSISPQDLPFYSENSSSGKEEWETLDTLTSQGMTLQQALAEVEKNWLVRAYRQCQTTYEMADVLGISQPTVVRRLRKYNIK; this is encoded by the coding sequence ATGGGAATGATTGAACGAGAGATTGAAGCGATTTTGCATGCTTCTCACGACAATATCGTTATCACTGACGAAAAAGGGCTTGTTTTACGAGCGAGTCAAAACTGTCGTGATATATATGGGCATGATGTCTCAGAATTAACCGGTCAAACCGTCTACGAATTGCAAAAACGCGGGATATTTTCACCTTCCGTTACGATTGAAGTGCTAAAGAAAAAGAAAGAAGTACAGCTGATGCAAAAAACAGAAACGGGCAAAGTGGTAATGGCAACCGGTATTCCCGTGTATGATGAACATCAGTGTATGAAAAGAGTCATTAGCTTTTCGCATGATTTAACAGAGCTTCAGCGCTTAAAAGAAGATTATCAGCAGCTCGAAGTGAAAATGAAAACATATCAGCTAGAAGTGGAAGAGCTTCGTGAACAGCAGTCAAATGAGATGGTCATACGAAGTGAATCGATGAAAAAGGTATGGTCGATTATTAATCGCGTGGCAGACAGCGATGCAACGGTTGTGCTACTAGGTGAATCGGGTGTTGGTAAAACGGCTTTTGCTCATGCTTTACACTATGGGAGTGAACGAAAAGAAGAGCCGTTTATTGAAATCAACTGCGGAGCTATTCCAGCTAGTTTGTTTGAATCTGAAATGTTTGGCTACGAAGCAGGCTCTTTTACAGGTGCAAGTACAAAAGGGAAAATAGGAAAGTTTGAATTAGCTCATAACGGCACGCTTTTTTTAGATGAAATAGGAGAGCTGCCTCTTGATATGCAAGTGAAGCTGTTAAAAGTGCTGCAAGAAAAAACAGTCACCAAAATTGGAGGTGAACGAGCCAAACACGTAAACTTCAGGCTGATTGTAGCCACAAATCAGCCGCTTGAAGAAATGATCAAAAAAGGAACGTTTCGCGAAGATTTATTTTATCGCTTGCACGTTATTCCGATTACCATTCCGCCGCTTCGTGAGCGAAAAGAAGACATCGCGGCACTGCTTTATCACGTGTTACATAAACAAAATGAAAAATATAACATGAAGAAATTTTTTCACGCAGAAGCATTAAATCTACTTCTTGAACATCCGTGGCCTGGAAATGTTCGCGAGCTTCAAAATACAATTGAACGCCTTGTGTTAATTACAGATGAAAACAGTATCTCGCCTCAAGACCTCCCGTTTTACTCAGAAAATAGCAGCAGTGGAAAAGAAGAATGGGAGACTCTTGATACGTTAACATCTCAGGGAATGACGCTTCAGCAAGCACTTGCAGAAGTGGAGAAAAACTGGCTGGTTCGTGCTTATCGTCAGTGTCAAACAACGTATGAAATGGCAGATGTACTAGGAATCAGCCAGCCTACGGTCGTAAGACGTTTACGAAAGTACAATATAAAATAA
- the speB gene encoding agmatinase, whose translation MPKYQPKNSFESPRFCGPRTFMRLPYVEQVNSEMDFIVTGIPFDSGQSFRTGARFGPEAIRDFSILLRPYNPEQEINIFDYISGVDYGDLSVVPGYILETYKKIEEGLTPVVNEGIIPISLGGDHSMTLGELRAIAKKHGPVALLQFDAHSDTWDSYFEQKYNHGTVFRRAIEEGLIDVSRSIQIGMRGGLYGIEDLEDAKNLGLALYTTNEYKKLGVERMLEIIHERVGEGPVFLSFDIDFLDPVYAPGTGTPEVSGASIDDALQFVRGLTSIDFVGFDLVEVLPAYDHGQITAAAAANIVYEFITLIALRKKAKEEEALLVKARD comes from the coding sequence ATGCCAAAATATCAGCCGAAAAATTCATTTGAATCTCCGCGTTTTTGCGGACCTCGAACATTTATGAGACTTCCGTATGTAGAACAAGTAAATTCAGAGATGGATTTTATTGTGACGGGTATTCCATTTGATTCAGGGCAGTCTTTTCGAACAGGAGCACGTTTCGGACCGGAAGCTATTCGAGATTTCTCCATTTTGCTTCGTCCGTATAACCCAGAACAAGAGATTAATATTTTTGATTACATTTCAGGCGTGGACTACGGGGATTTGTCAGTTGTTCCCGGATATATTTTAGAAACATATAAAAAAATTGAAGAAGGGTTAACGCCGGTTGTGAATGAAGGAATTATTCCTATTTCACTAGGCGGTGATCATTCGATGACCCTTGGTGAACTTCGTGCCATCGCGAAAAAGCACGGACCGGTAGCGCTTTTACAGTTTGATGCTCATTCTGATACGTGGGATAGCTATTTTGAACAAAAATACAATCACGGTACGGTATTTAGACGAGCGATAGAAGAAGGGTTAATCGACGTGTCGCGCTCGATTCAAATTGGTATGCGAGGCGGTCTGTACGGCATTGAAGATTTAGAAGATGCAAAGAACTTAGGTCTAGCTCTGTATACGACAAATGAATATAAAAAACTGGGCGTTGAAAGAATGCTAGAAATTATTCATGAGCGTGTAGGAGAAGGACCCGTATTTTTATCGTTTGACATTGACTTTTTAGATCCAGTTTACGCGCCGGGAACGGGAACGCCTGAAGTATCGGGTGCAAGTATTGACGATGCGCTTCAATTTGTTCGCGGGTTAACAAGTATAGATTTTGTCGGTTTTGATTTAGTGGAAGTACTGCCAGCTTATGATCATGGTCAAATTACAGCAGCGGCGGCCGCTAATATTGTCTATGAATTTATCACGCTTATCGCGTTAAGAAAAAAAGCAAAAGAAGAAGAAGCGCTGTTAGTGAAAGCACGCGACTAA
- a CDS encoding aldehyde dehydrogenase family protein produces the protein MNRQANVKIDKKQEKTLKREIINPATNKIIAEVCDSSLQQVEEAVGKAKQAFEQSEWKKNKSLRVEVLNKLANLLENEASVFAETETLNTGKPIKESQLDIEDTINCLRYYANLIEENQPWTKNMFDDTNSKIIQEPIGLCALIVPWNFPLLLGMWKLAPALAAGNTVVFKPSELTPLSFLKLASLCEKAGIPEGVFNLLTGDGEVGSALIEHKDVAKVSFTGGSVTGKRIYQQCAKELKRVSLELGGKSPLLIFEDSEIDIAVDWTMFGSFFNQGQVCVASSRILVHESIYKPFLSALTEAVAAIKIGNPLREETEMGPVISKEHLNKIQSFIKLGQEEGANLLTGGTLIDCEGGNYIKPAVFVGVEQHMKVVQEEIFGPVITVQSFSSEEEAIVLANGTRFGLAAGILTNDLMKAERVAEHLQAGTIWINGYHTPHIETAWGGFKESGIGRELGPSGLAAFTEIKHVNTNTKLARANWYQ, from the coding sequence ATGAACAGGCAAGCAAATGTAAAAATAGATAAGAAACAGGAAAAAACATTAAAAAGAGAAATTATCAATCCAGCGACTAATAAGATCATAGCGGAAGTGTGTGACTCGTCGCTTCAACAAGTAGAGGAAGCGGTAGGTAAAGCAAAGCAGGCTTTTGAACAGAGTGAATGGAAGAAAAATAAGTCACTGCGTGTAGAGGTGCTTAATAAACTAGCAAATTTATTAGAAAATGAAGCGAGTGTATTTGCCGAAACAGAAACGTTAAATACAGGCAAACCAATAAAAGAATCACAGTTAGATATAGAAGATACGATTAATTGTTTAAGATATTACGCAAATTTAATAGAAGAAAATCAGCCGTGGACAAAGAACATGTTCGACGACACAAACAGTAAAATCATTCAAGAACCTATTGGCCTATGCGCGCTGATTGTTCCTTGGAATTTCCCTTTGTTGCTTGGTATGTGGAAGCTGGCTCCTGCCTTAGCAGCTGGAAATACGGTGGTGTTTAAGCCGTCAGAATTAACGCCGCTTTCTTTTTTAAAGTTAGCTTCACTATGTGAAAAAGCTGGTATACCAGAAGGCGTGTTTAATTTACTTACGGGAGACGGTGAAGTGGGAAGTGCACTGATTGAACACAAAGACGTAGCTAAAGTCTCTTTTACAGGAGGATCAGTAACAGGCAAACGTATTTATCAGCAGTGCGCAAAAGAGCTGAAAAGAGTTTCGCTTGAACTGGGAGGGAAATCTCCCCTTCTTATTTTTGAAGATAGCGAGATTGATATTGCAGTAGATTGGACAATGTTTGGCTCATTTTTTAACCAAGGTCAAGTGTGTGTAGCTTCATCGCGTATACTCGTACATGAATCTATCTATAAGCCGTTTCTTTCTGCTCTTACGGAGGCTGTTGCTGCCATAAAAATTGGTAACCCCTTAAGAGAAGAAACGGAGATGGGTCCGGTTATTAGCAAGGAGCATCTGAATAAAATACAGAGTTTTATCAAGCTAGGTCAAGAAGAAGGTGCGAATTTATTAACAGGAGGAACGTTAATTGACTGCGAAGGTGGCAACTATATAAAGCCGGCTGTGTTCGTCGGTGTGGAGCAGCATATGAAAGTCGTACAAGAAGAAATATTTGGTCCGGTCATTACCGTTCAATCTTTTTCAAGTGAAGAAGAAGCCATAGTACTTGCCAACGGTACGAGATTTGGTTTAGCTGCAGGAATTTTAACGAATGATTTAATGAAAGCAGAGCGAGTTGCTGAACATCTTCAAGCGGGAACGATTTGGATCAACGGCTACCATACGCCTCATATTGAAACGGCGTGGGGCGGTTTTAAAGAAAGCGGCATTGGCCGGGAGTTAGGTCCATCAGGATTAGCTGCTTTTACTGAAATAAAACATGTGAATACAAATACCAAGCTAGCTCGAGCCAATTGGTATCAATAA
- a CDS encoding purine-cytosine permease family protein, with product MTTKSGLAHDDVQPIAMNKRSMGFFSTFSMWIGANVVVTTVFTGMLFVPDMTFLKALFIIVLGSLVGAIPLVLMGNIGTRTGLPTMVLMRPAFGQRGAMLPAAVNLITLIGWAWIQAYMAGLSLNHAVIFLTGYSNINLFTILTQVLVVAISIYGHKGIEATEKLVATLMVILATVVFSYLFIEFDAAKLIQMKASENPGITGMLAFDIVVATAFTWIPIVCDYNRNCKSEKTGIAGTYLGYNVATLIAMGLGATVSGFSILGNMTQTYDPVNLIGAYSPLLGLVAAIVIFLSVLSTNVMVLYSATMSYLSIFPKQRFWIPALTMGVVTVLGSLLKEWLMTNFQSFLLMIGVLFIPIIAIVLVDYYIIRRKHYDVSAILEKQNKLYWYTKGFNLYVYVSYIVGAVFAYYFTYVHPLATGATILAFLFTGVLHVSLTKLSQLSIPYSKGIDKNA from the coding sequence ATGACAACAAAAAGTGGTCTCGCCCATGATGATGTGCAGCCGATTGCAATGAATAAAAGAAGTATGGGCTTCTTCTCTACATTTTCCATGTGGATAGGAGCCAATGTGGTAGTAACGACCGTTTTTACCGGAATGCTGTTTGTACCCGATATGACATTTTTAAAGGCATTATTTATTATTGTGCTTGGCTCTTTAGTTGGTGCTATACCGCTCGTGTTGATGGGGAATATCGGAACTCGCACCGGTCTTCCAACCATGGTTTTAATGAGACCAGCTTTTGGACAAAGAGGGGCTATGCTTCCTGCTGCTGTTAATCTTATTACACTGATCGGCTGGGCGTGGATTCAAGCCTACATGGCAGGGCTAAGTTTAAATCATGCCGTCATCTTTTTGACCGGTTACAGCAATATCAATCTATTTACGATTCTTACTCAAGTACTAGTAGTAGCGATTTCTATATACGGACACAAAGGCATTGAAGCCACGGAAAAGTTAGTAGCTACGCTAATGGTCATTTTAGCAACCGTTGTGTTTAGCTATTTGTTTATCGAATTTGATGCAGCAAAATTAATTCAAATGAAAGCAAGTGAAAATCCTGGTATTACAGGAATGTTAGCTTTTGATATCGTAGTAGCTACAGCTTTTACGTGGATTCCTATTGTTTGCGATTATAACCGAAACTGTAAATCTGAAAAAACGGGAATTGCGGGAACGTATTTAGGGTATAACGTTGCGACATTAATTGCGATGGGATTAGGCGCAACGGTTTCCGGCTTTTCAATTCTCGGAAATATGACGCAAACGTATGACCCGGTAAATTTAATTGGCGCATATAGTCCGCTGTTAGGATTAGTAGCAGCCATCGTCATTTTTTTATCGGTGTTGTCAACCAACGTAATGGTATTGTATAGCGCGACAATGTCTTATTTATCTATTTTTCCAAAGCAGAGGTTCTGGATACCGGCACTAACCATGGGAGTTGTCACAGTCCTGGGTTCTTTATTAAAAGAGTGGTTAATGACAAATTTTCAAAGCTTTTTGCTTATGATCGGCGTATTATTTATTCCTATTATTGCGATTGTTCTTGTTGATTATTATATCATTCGCCGAAAACACTATGACGTTTCAGCTATTTTAGAAAAACAAAATAAACTGTACTGGTATACAAAAGGATTTAACCTTTATGTGTATGTATCTTACATAGTGGGGGCTGTATTTGCCTACTATTTTACGTACGTTCACCCGCTAGCCACAGGCGCAACGATCTTAGCTTTTTTATTTACAGGTGTTTTGCATGTATCGCTAACCAAACTTTCACAGCTTTCAATCCCTTATTCAAAGGGAATCGACAAAAATGCTTGA